Proteins encoded by one window of Nitrincola iocasae:
- a CDS encoding heme biosynthesis HemY N-terminal domain-containing protein, whose product MKRLFVLLLLVLVAGAWAGQMMVTDSGYVLLAYNNTTVETTLWVFLVGVFIAFILLHLIFNLIFNTRLPTGRFRHWRAIKKQQSARRNTLKGLLALSEGEWSKAQKSLTRSAENFDLPAINYLAAARAAHENGDQAGADELLKKALKSTPEASLAVSITQAQIQVSRGQLEAALANLLKLRRKQPHNKQILSLLADVSARLHDWQGVADILPDLRRSKALPQENLNRLERETLLHLLHKQKTPTAGGSTPEPEQRVRHLQSVWVSMPETASSYDDVVAEYAEQLITAGDYKAVETLLRQRLETRWSETLIPLYGLIDSTKPRKLYQQAQKWLSVHEQSPGLYIALARLAAKCQLWSEAVGFYEQSLSIDPDLDTCAEFARLLQQLEQPEKAMQVMNQGISNLTAKLPDLPLPKPALKAD is encoded by the coding sequence ATGAAGCGCCTTTTCGTATTACTGTTACTGGTCCTTGTAGCCGGTGCTTGGGCTGGCCAGATGATGGTCACCGATTCCGGTTATGTGCTGCTGGCCTATAACAACACCACCGTTGAAACCACCCTGTGGGTATTTCTGGTTGGCGTATTCATTGCCTTTATACTGCTGCATTTGATCTTCAATCTGATCTTTAATACCCGCCTGCCAACGGGACGCTTCCGTCATTGGCGAGCCATCAAGAAACAGCAATCTGCACGGAGAAATACCTTGAAGGGCCTGCTGGCCCTGTCCGAAGGCGAGTGGAGCAAGGCACAAAAATCCCTGACGCGCAGCGCAGAAAACTTCGACTTGCCTGCAATCAACTACCTGGCAGCTGCTCGGGCTGCACATGAGAATGGAGACCAGGCCGGTGCTGATGAACTGCTGAAAAAAGCTTTAAAGTCGACCCCTGAAGCCAGCCTGGCGGTCAGCATTACCCAAGCGCAGATTCAGGTTTCACGCGGACAACTGGAAGCGGCGCTGGCCAATTTACTCAAACTGCGTCGCAAACAACCACACAATAAACAAATTCTGTCCTTGCTGGCCGATGTCTCGGCACGTTTGCATGATTGGCAGGGTGTTGCCGATATTCTACCCGATCTGCGCCGCAGCAAAGCACTACCACAGGAAAATCTAAATCGTCTGGAGCGTGAAACACTGTTACATCTGCTGCATAAACAGAAAACACCAACAGCAGGAGGCTCTACACCCGAACCGGAACAGCGGGTCCGGCATCTACAGAGTGTCTGGGTAAGCATGCCTGAAACAGCATCCAGTTACGATGATGTAGTGGCAGAATATGCCGAACAGTTAATCACTGCCGGTGACTATAAGGCCGTAGAAACTTTATTGCGCCAACGTCTGGAAACCCGCTGGAGTGAAACACTTATTCCCCTTTATGGTCTAATCGATAGCACCAAACCACGCAAGCTTTATCAACAAGCACAAAAATGGTTATCGGTTCATGAACAAAGCCCGGGATTATATATTGCCCTGGCAAGATTGGCAGCAAAATGCCAACTGTGGAGTGAGGCGGTAGGGTTTTATGAGCAAAGCTTAAGTATTGATCCTGACCTGGACACCTGCGCCGAGTTTGCCCGTTTGTTGCAGCAATTGGAACAACCGGAAAAAGCCATGCAGGTTATGAATCAGGGTATTAGCAATCTGACAGCGAAATTGCCCGATCTACCCCTACCGAAACCGGCACTTAAAGCCGACTAG
- the rho gene encoding transcription termination factor Rho, which produces MNLSELKLKSVPDLLEIANSMGIQNMARSRKQDVIFAILKKHAVSGEDIYGDGVLEILQDGFGFLRSADSSYLAGPDDIYVSPSQIRRFNLRTGDTIAGKIRPPKDGERYFALLKVSEINFDRPENAKNKILFENLTPLFAQSRIRMEVGNGSTEDITARVIDLVSPMGKGQRALIVSPPKAGKTLMLQNIANSITRNSPDCYLIVLLIDERPEEVTDMQRTVRGEVVASTFDEPPSRHVQVAEMVLEKAKRLTEHKKDVVILLDSITRLARAYNTVIPSSGKVLTGGVDAHALERPKRFFGAARNIEEGGSLTIIATALVDTGSKMDEVIYEEFKGTGNAEVHLDRRIAEKRVFPAINIRRSGTRREDLLTTEDELQRIWILRKLLDPMDDSAATEFVIDKLKDFKTNDEFFQSMKRK; this is translated from the coding sequence ATGAATCTATCTGAATTAAAACTCAAAAGTGTTCCAGATCTACTGGAAATTGCAAACAGCATGGGCATCCAGAACATGGCCCGTTCCCGCAAACAGGATGTGATTTTTGCCATCCTGAAAAAGCATGCTGTTAGCGGTGAAGATATATACGGCGACGGCGTCCTTGAAATACTTCAGGACGGCTTTGGTTTTTTACGCTCGGCAGATTCGTCTTACCTTGCCGGACCTGATGACATTTATGTTTCACCCAGTCAGATTCGTCGCTTTAATCTGCGCACGGGCGATACCATCGCTGGAAAAATCAGGCCACCCAAAGATGGTGAGCGTTATTTCGCGCTGTTAAAAGTTAGCGAAATTAACTTTGACCGTCCTGAAAATGCCAAGAATAAAATACTGTTCGAGAACCTGACACCGCTATTCGCCCAATCGCGCATACGCATGGAAGTCGGTAATGGCAGTACCGAAGATATTACTGCCCGTGTCATCGATCTGGTGTCACCTATGGGCAAAGGTCAGCGTGCGCTGATCGTATCGCCGCCTAAAGCCGGTAAAACGCTGATGTTGCAGAATATTGCCAACAGCATTACCCGCAACAGCCCAGATTGCTACTTGATTGTGCTGTTAATAGATGAGCGCCCGGAAGAAGTGACAGATATGCAGCGAACTGTCCGCGGTGAGGTTGTTGCCTCAACGTTTGATGAGCCGCCTTCACGTCACGTACAGGTCGCTGAAATGGTGCTGGAAAAAGCCAAGCGTCTGACTGAGCATAAAAAAGATGTGGTCATCCTGCTGGATTCCATTACCCGTCTGGCACGTGCTTATAACACCGTGATTCCGTCTTCCGGTAAAGTATTGACGGGTGGTGTCGATGCCCATGCTCTGGAACGCCCCAAGCGTTTCTTTGGTGCGGCGCGTAACATCGAAGAGGGTGGCAGCCTGACAATCATTGCCACAGCGTTGGTAGATACCGGTTCCAAAATGGACGAAGTTATCTACGAAGAGTTTAAAGGTACCGGTAATGCTGAAGTGCATCTGGACCGTCGTATTGCGGAAAAGCGTGTGTTCCCGGCAATTAATATCCGTCGTTCAGGTACACGCCGTGAAGATCTGTTGACTACAGAAGATGAACTGCAGCGTATCTGGATCTTACGCAAATTGCTTGATCCGATGGATGATTCCGCCGCTACCGAGTTCGTCATCGATAAGCTGAAAGACTTTAAGACCAATGATGAGTTTTTCCAGTCGATGAAGCGTAAGTAA
- a CDS encoding uroporphyrinogen-III C-methyltransferase, with amino-acid sequence MTNKSDKPDQNSNPETPVAETEQPDTHTTAAPGDDSTSSATESPTSESLATESLATESSAVESTATESEVRQAKPGLATHSSDTATASKSSSPWPARAALVIALAALGLSGYLFYQNQQLQNKTVSLAAEVETRLASNATEVARTVSSVSEQAAGINQQLGQLKEQTAASQRNVDSLQQRLTQSIRQVQAQQVVSEKDWLLAEAEYLLRLANQRVLMEQSATGALALLRSADEILQQADDAALYPVREALAEDIAALDAVPRLDTEGVFLRLSALNARVSDLRMTPVTDRRQLPDMLEEITPEAVRDTWGAGAKNALSSAMSKLDQLVVIQHRDDPVEPLLSPEQTYYLQQNLHLMLEQAQHALLQRRQGAYSESLEKASRWIADYFEPSDATTQSLLRGLDELKAVEVAPEVPSINASLDALQTHISELRRLKREGGN; translated from the coding sequence ATGACAAATAAATCTGATAAACCCGACCAGAATAGTAATCCTGAAACACCTGTAGCTGAAACAGAACAACCGGATACACACACAACAGCGGCGCCAGGAGACGATAGCACCTCCAGTGCTACAGAGAGCCCTACCTCAGAGAGCCTTGCAACTGAGAGCCTTGCAACTGAGAGCAGTGCAGTTGAGAGTACAGCCACTGAATCTGAGGTCCGCCAAGCCAAGCCCGGATTAGCCACACACAGCTCAGACACAGCAACGGCATCTAAATCCTCATCCCCCTGGCCCGCAAGAGCAGCCTTAGTTATCGCCTTGGCTGCATTGGGCTTATCTGGCTATTTGTTTTACCAGAACCAACAGCTGCAGAATAAAACCGTCAGTTTGGCGGCTGAGGTCGAAACCCGACTGGCCAGTAATGCTACTGAAGTAGCTCGTACGGTTTCCTCTGTTAGCGAGCAGGCGGCGGGCATCAATCAGCAACTAGGCCAATTGAAGGAGCAAACAGCGGCCAGCCAACGTAACGTCGACAGTCTGCAACAACGCTTGACTCAAAGCATTCGTCAGGTTCAAGCACAGCAGGTCGTTTCCGAAAAGGACTGGCTGCTGGCTGAGGCTGAGTATCTATTGCGCCTTGCCAACCAGCGTGTACTAATGGAACAAAGCGCCACGGGTGCCCTGGCCTTGCTCAGGTCTGCTGACGAAATACTGCAACAGGCAGATGACGCGGCACTCTATCCGGTCCGCGAAGCTCTGGCAGAGGATATCGCCGCACTGGATGCTGTTCCCCGTCTGGATACCGAAGGCGTTTTCCTACGCCTCAGTGCTTTGAATGCACGCGTGTCTGATCTACGCATGACACCGGTTACAGATCGTCGTCAGCTACCGGATATGCTGGAAGAGATAACACCTGAAGCAGTCCGTGACACTTGGGGAGCTGGCGCCAAAAACGCACTGTCCAGCGCCATGTCTAAGCTGGATCAACTGGTTGTAATCCAACACCGTGATGACCCGGTTGAACCTTTGCTCTCACCAGAACAAACCTACTATCTGCAACAAAACCTGCACCTGATGCTGGAACAAGCTCAACACGCGTTGCTGCAACGCCGCCAAGGCGCCTATTCAGAGAGCCTGGAAAAAGCCAGCCGCTGGATAGCGGACTATTTTGAACCCAGCGATGCAACAACCCAGTCATTGTTGCGCGGCCTTGATGAACTGAAAGCTGTCGAAGTCGCCCCAGAGGTGCCGTCGATCAATGCATCGCTGGATGCATTACAGACTCACATCAGTGAATTGCGCCGCCTGAAGCGTGAAGGAGGCAACTGA
- a CDS encoding uroporphyrinogen-III synthase, which translates to MSTQNAAKPLQGQRLLVTRAVHQSQTQQALIQALGGEAVCLPLIQIEPVSDSDAAYADLKYCLLDLDLYQKVIFVSPNAARLGVELIEDFWPQFPLGIDWIGIGRQTVKQLEKQGIPAWSSDQGYDSEALLASDRFQQVNGQRILILRGNGGRDLMRSTLTARGARVDYGTVYYRRLPGYSEQTVKQKLLDEPLSALLITSGEGLLNLQTLITAYSADRYQPLLNTLLIVPSERIAVIARELGYRRVRVAQGPDDDSMVRATLPGNDLEQLA; encoded by the coding sequence ATGTCTACACAGAACGCGGCTAAACCGCTGCAAGGACAGCGTTTACTGGTCACTCGAGCGGTCCATCAGAGCCAGACACAGCAGGCGCTGATCCAGGCGCTTGGTGGCGAGGCCGTATGCCTGCCACTCATCCAGATCGAACCGGTGAGTGATTCAGATGCGGCTTACGCCGACCTCAAGTACTGCCTGCTGGATCTGGATCTCTACCAGAAAGTCATTTTTGTCAGCCCCAATGCCGCCAGACTGGGTGTTGAACTGATCGAAGACTTCTGGCCACAATTCCCCTTGGGCATCGACTGGATCGGTATAGGCCGCCAGACAGTTAAGCAGCTTGAAAAGCAGGGTATCCCTGCCTGGTCCAGTGATCAGGGCTATGACTCTGAAGCGCTGCTCGCTAGCGACAGGTTCCAACAGGTTAATGGTCAGCGGATTCTGATACTGCGAGGCAATGGCGGTCGAGATCTAATGCGCTCCACCCTGACAGCACGCGGAGCCAGAGTTGACTATGGTACAGTTTACTATCGACGTCTCCCCGGTTATTCTGAACAAACAGTAAAGCAGAAACTGCTGGATGAACCCTTGTCGGCGCTGCTCATTACCAGCGGCGAAGGTCTGTTAAACCTGCAGACCCTTATTACGGCCTATTCAGCAGACCGGTATCAACCGCTGCTCAACACGCTTTTAATAGTGCCCAGTGAACGCATTGCCGTCATTGCACGGGAGCTGGGATACAGGCGGGTCAGAGTTGCACAGGGACCGGATGACGACTCAATGGTCCGGGCCACTCTCCCCGGAAATGACTTGGAACAGCTGGCATGA
- the ubiD gene encoding 4-hydroxy-3-polyprenylbenzoate decarboxylase, whose protein sequence is MSTPKYNDLRDFIQMLEARGQLKRITQPVSPVLEMTEIADRTLRAGGPALLFENPIGFDIPVLANLFGTPERVALGMGQESVSALRDVGLLLAQLKEPEPPKGFKDAWDKLPVFRQVLNMGPKLVKSAPCQAVVTEGDAVDLYRLPIQTCWPGDAGPLVTWPLVITRGPNKSRQNLGIYRQQLIGRNKLIMRWLAHRGGALDFREWKQQHPGEPFPVAVALGADPATILGAVTPVPDTLSEYAFAGLLRGGKTELVKCIGNDLQVPASAEFILEGYIDPDETAEEGPFGDHTGYYNEVDRFPVFTVERITHRKDPIYHSTYTGRPPDEPAVLGVALNEVFVPILQKQFPEIVDFYLPPEGCSYRLAVVTMKKQYPGHAKRVMLGVWSFLRQFMYTKFVIVCDDDVNARDWKDVIWAMTTRMDPARDTVMIENTPIDYLDFASPVSGLGSKMGMDATNKWPGETQREWGEPIQMSAEIKAHVDDIWDSLGIISGESFE, encoded by the coding sequence ATGTCCACGCCAAAATATAATGACCTTCGCGATTTTATCCAGATGCTTGAGGCCAGAGGTCAGCTCAAGCGCATTACCCAGCCTGTCAGCCCTGTGCTGGAAATGACTGAAATCGCGGATCGAACCCTGCGTGCAGGTGGCCCCGCACTGTTATTTGAGAACCCGATTGGGTTCGATATTCCGGTATTGGCCAATCTGTTCGGTACGCCTGAGCGGGTGGCCTTGGGCATGGGGCAAGAATCTGTATCTGCACTGCGTGATGTGGGTCTATTGCTGGCGCAGTTAAAAGAGCCGGAACCACCCAAGGGCTTCAAAGATGCCTGGGACAAGCTACCGGTATTCAGACAGGTGCTGAATATGGGACCGAAGCTGGTTAAATCAGCACCCTGTCAGGCCGTTGTAACTGAAGGCGACGCTGTAGATCTGTATCGTTTACCCATTCAAACCTGTTGGCCAGGCGATGCCGGGCCCTTGGTCACTTGGCCATTGGTGATTACCCGTGGGCCGAATAAAAGTCGACAGAATCTGGGTATTTATCGACAGCAGCTGATTGGTCGTAATAAGCTGATTATGCGCTGGTTGGCGCATCGTGGCGGCGCACTGGATTTCCGTGAATGGAAACAGCAGCATCCCGGTGAACCTTTCCCTGTAGCTGTCGCCTTGGGGGCTGATCCTGCTACTATTCTTGGTGCTGTGACACCGGTACCGGACACGCTATCCGAATATGCTTTTGCTGGTTTATTGCGCGGTGGAAAGACCGAGCTGGTGAAATGTATCGGTAATGATTTGCAAGTACCTGCAAGTGCCGAATTCATTCTGGAAGGCTATATCGATCCGGACGAAACCGCTGAGGAAGGCCCATTTGGCGATCATACCGGTTATTATAATGAAGTGGACCGTTTCCCGGTTTTTACCGTAGAGCGCATTACCCACCGCAAGGATCCAATCTATCACAGTACCTATACTGGCAGACCGCCGGATGAACCGGCGGTGTTAGGTGTTGCACTCAATGAAGTGTTCGTACCAATTCTGCAGAAACAGTTTCCAGAAATCGTCGACTTCTATCTGCCGCCGGAAGGCTGCTCTTACCGCCTTGCCGTGGTCACGATGAAGAAGCAGTATCCAGGCCACGCCAAACGGGTGATGCTGGGTGTCTGGTCGTTTTTACGTCAGTTTATGTATACCAAGTTTGTCATTGTATGTGACGACGATGTGAATGCGCGTGACTGGAAGGATGTTATCTGGGCCATGACCACGCGTATGGATCCTGCAAGAGACACCGTCATGATCGAGAACACACCAATTGATTACCTGGATTTTGCGTCACCTGTTTCTGGTCTGGGATCAAAAATGGGCATGGATGCAACCAATAAATGGCCTGGGGAAACCCAGCGTGAATGGGGTGAGCCAATTCAGATGTCTGCAGAGATCAAGGCGCATGTAGATGATATATGGGACAGTTTAGGTATTATTTCTGGAGAGAGTTTTGAATAG
- the hemC gene encoding hydroxymethylbilane synthase produces MSRTIRIATRRSLLALWQAEYVKAELEAHYPGIQIELVTMVTQGDKILDTPLAKIGGKGLFVKELENAMLENRADIAVHSMKDVPMEFPEGLGLAVICPREKPTDAFISNHFASLDDLPQGAHVGTSSLRREVQVRERRPDLKVSSLRGNVQTRLGKLDAGEFDAIILATAGLVRLKLEARIRREMPAEECLPAGGQGAVGIECRSDDQELISLLKPLHDTQTASRVLAERAMNRRLEGGCQVPIGCYAVLQENNTQLWLRGLVGLPDGSRVLRDDITGPVESAEALGIQLAEQLLAAGADDILKHVYTERG; encoded by the coding sequence ATGAGCAGAACCATCCGTATCGCAACACGCCGAAGCCTGCTGGCCCTATGGCAGGCTGAATATGTCAAAGCCGAGCTTGAAGCTCACTACCCTGGCATCCAGATTGAACTGGTCACCATGGTGACTCAGGGTGACAAGATTCTGGATACGCCATTAGCAAAAATCGGTGGTAAAGGTCTGTTCGTCAAAGAGCTGGAAAATGCCATGCTGGAGAATCGTGCGGATATTGCCGTACATTCGATGAAAGATGTACCCATGGAATTTCCTGAAGGACTGGGATTGGCCGTGATTTGTCCACGTGAAAAACCTACCGATGCCTTTATCAGTAACCACTTCGCCTCGCTTGACGACCTCCCCCAGGGCGCCCATGTCGGCACCTCATCATTGCGCCGAGAGGTTCAAGTACGTGAACGCCGCCCCGATCTGAAAGTCAGCAGTTTACGCGGCAATGTACAGACACGCCTGGGCAAGCTGGATGCTGGAGAGTTTGACGCCATTATTCTGGCAACTGCCGGTTTGGTTCGGCTCAAGCTGGAAGCGCGTATCCGTAGAGAGATGCCCGCCGAGGAGTGCCTTCCTGCCGGTGGACAGGGTGCTGTCGGCATTGAGTGTCGTAGCGATGATCAGGAACTGATCAGTCTGCTGAAACCCCTGCACGACACTCAAACAGCCAGCCGCGTGTTGGCAGAACGCGCCATGAACCGTCGCCTTGAAGGGGGCTGTCAGGTGCCTATCGGTTGCTATGCCGTATTACAGGAAAACAATACTCAGCTTTGGTTACGTGGTTTGGTCGGCCTGCCGGACGGTAGTCGTGTGTTACGCGATGACATCACCGGTCCGGTTGAGTCCGCTGAGGCTCTGGGCATTCAACTGGCGGAGCAACTGCTTGCCGCGGGCGCTGACGACATATTAAAGCATGTCTACACAGAACGCGGCTAA
- a CDS encoding NAD(P)H-flavin reductase, which yields MNRYTAKIISNERLNRDVYRVRIALKASGSEPAIFSAGQYLELFLPDGRSAFFSIASAPEQADELELHIRHMPDSEMNCALVAHLEQASEVELSMAMGQCHLSAAALSTERTLVFVAGSTGFAQIKSMVEHLLANQVTQPIHVFWGGRIADDLYLDDLARQWANDYSNLHYTAVVSEPNASWLGERGLLPDIVAADIQAPAETDIYACGSPGMVYALVDALEAKGISERQIHADVFAYAPRPKATS from the coding sequence TTGAATAGATATACGGCAAAAATAATCAGTAATGAGCGTTTGAATCGTGATGTCTATCGGGTTCGGATTGCGCTGAAAGCATCAGGGTCTGAACCAGCAATTTTTAGTGCGGGTCAGTATCTTGAGCTATTTTTGCCAGATGGTCGCAGTGCGTTCTTTTCTATCGCATCAGCTCCAGAGCAGGCGGACGAGCTGGAGCTACATATTCGTCATATGCCAGATAGTGAGATGAATTGTGCGCTTGTTGCGCACCTGGAGCAGGCTTCCGAAGTGGAACTGAGCATGGCTATGGGGCAGTGTCATCTTTCTGCCGCAGCTTTATCAACTGAGCGCACACTGGTTTTTGTTGCCGGTAGTACCGGCTTTGCGCAAATAAAAAGCATGGTTGAGCATTTGTTAGCCAATCAGGTAACTCAGCCTATTCATGTTTTCTGGGGTGGGCGGATTGCTGATGATCTCTATCTGGATGATCTGGCCCGTCAGTGGGCAAATGACTACTCCAATCTACACTATACCGCTGTAGTATCAGAGCCCAACGCTAGTTGGCTGGGTGAGCGAGGATTGCTGCCTGACATCGTGGCGGCAGACATTCAGGCACCCGCTGAAACGGATATTTATGCCTGCGGCTCACCCGGTATGGTGTATGCACTGGTTGATGCACTGGAAGCCAAAGGCATCAGCGAGCGCCAGATACATGCGGATGTGTTTGCCTATGCGCCCCGGCCTAAGGCAACAAGCTAA
- the argH gene encoding argininosuccinate lyase — MSNKTNQQWGGRFSEPTDAFVARFTASVDFDKRLYKQDIQGSVAHARMLTRVGVLSQDECDAILRGLGEIRVEIERGEFEWSVALEDVHMNIEAALTHKIGVVGKKLHTGRSRNDQVATDIRLYLRDETDLILDELSRLQQGLLELAEREADTIMPGFTHLQTAQPVTFGHHLMAWFEMLSRDYERFVDCRKRINILPLGAAALAGTTYPIDRHYTAELLKFTAPAGNSLDAVSDRDFAIEFCAASSLLLMHMTRMSEELVLWASAQFNFVDLPDRFCTGSSIMPQKKNPDVPELVRGKSGRVFGHLFSLLTLMKSQPLAYNKDNQEDKEPLFDTVDTVKGCLRAFADMVPALQARKEVMREAALRGFSTATDLADYLVRKGVAFRDAHEIVGLSVAYGIRTGKDLGQMELSELQQFSDIIAADVFSVLTLEGSVSARDHIGGTAPNQVRKAVVAGHQLLSGRDLHS, encoded by the coding sequence ATGAGCAACAAAACCAATCAGCAATGGGGCGGCCGTTTTTCCGAGCCGACCGATGCTTTTGTCGCGCGTTTTACCGCATCAGTTGATTTCGATAAACGCCTCTACAAGCAGGATATTCAGGGCTCCGTTGCCCATGCGCGGATGCTGACCCGGGTAGGTGTGCTGAGTCAGGATGAATGTGATGCTATTTTGCGCGGGTTGGGTGAAATTCGCGTTGAGATAGAACGGGGTGAGTTCGAGTGGTCGGTTGCATTAGAGGATGTTCACATGAACATCGAAGCGGCACTGACGCATAAAATAGGTGTGGTCGGCAAAAAGCTGCATACGGGGCGGTCACGTAACGATCAGGTAGCTACGGACATACGCCTCTATCTGCGCGATGAAACTGATTTGATCCTGGATGAGCTATCCCGATTGCAGCAGGGGTTGCTGGAATTGGCTGAGCGTGAAGCCGATACCATCATGCCGGGCTTTACCCATCTGCAAACGGCGCAACCGGTGACCTTTGGCCACCATTTAATGGCCTGGTTTGAAATGCTTAGCCGTGATTATGAGCGCTTCGTTGATTGTCGCAAGCGTATCAATATTCTACCCTTGGGAGCCGCTGCACTGGCCGGTACCACCTATCCGATTGATCGCCACTATACGGCTGAACTGTTGAAGTTCACCGCTCCGGCAGGTAATTCACTCGACGCGGTATCGGATCGTGACTTTGCCATAGAGTTCTGTGCCGCATCGAGCCTGTTGTTGATGCACATGACGCGAATGTCAGAAGAGCTGGTGCTCTGGGCCTCTGCGCAGTTTAATTTTGTTGATCTGCCGGATCGCTTCTGCACCGGTTCGTCGATTATGCCGCAAAAGAAAAATCCCGATGTGCCAGAGCTGGTAAGAGGCAAAAGTGGTCGGGTCTTTGGACATTTGTTCTCTTTGCTGACACTGATGAAGTCTCAGCCGCTGGCGTACAATAAAGATAATCAGGAAGACAAAGAGCCGCTGTTCGACACAGTTGATACGGTTAAAGGTTGTTTGCGCGCTTTTGCTGATATGGTGCCAGCGCTACAGGCACGTAAAGAGGTGATGCGTGAAGCGGCCTTGCGAGGCTTTTCAACCGCTACGGACCTGGCTGATTATCTGGTGCGTAAGGGCGTTGCTTTCCGTGATGCGCATGAAATTGTCGGCTTGTCGGTGGCTTATGGCATCCGCACTGGTAAGGATCTGGGGCAGATGGAGCTATCCGAGTTGCAGCAGTTTTCTGACATCATTGCAGCGGATGTGTTTAGTGTATTAACGCTGGAAGGATCTGTTTCCGCGCGTGATCACATAGGGGGGACCGCACCCAATCAAGTGCGTAAAGCCGTAGTCGCTGGTCACCAGTTGCTGTCAGGTCGTGATCTGCATAGTTGA